The Mauremys mutica isolate MM-2020 ecotype Southern chromosome 1, ASM2049712v1, whole genome shotgun sequence genome has a segment encoding these proteins:
- the SLC38A2 gene encoding sodium-coupled neutral amino acid transporter 2 isoform X1, which yields MDRADVSKFNISPDEDSSSYSSNSNDFNYSYPTKTPMRPCVDRDPENQNFLLESNLGKKKYDIEYHPGTTSFGMSAFNLSNVIMGSGILGLSYAMANTGIILFVILLVVVSIFSLYSVHLLLKTANEGGSLLYEQLGMKAFGLAGKIAASGSITMQNIGAMSSYLYIVKYELPLVIKSFMNIEENTGEWYLNGDCLVVLVSIVFILPLSLLKNLGYLGYTSGLSLMCMVFFLIVVICKKFQIPCPLGLEYDVMNTTLNGTLAHLATAAPLHGTAQNMTSDDMCRPKYFVFNSQTVYAVPILTFSFVCHPAILPIYEELKGRTRRRMMNVSNVSFFAMFIMYLLAALFGYLTFYGNVEAELLHTYSAVLGADVIILIVRLAVLMAVTLTVPVVIFPIRTSITQLFCAEKEFSWLRHSLITVFVLAFTNVLVIFVPSIRDIFGFIGASAAAMLIFILPSAFYIKLVKKEPLKSVQKIGAILFLVSGLFVMIGSMILIIMDWIHNYASGGH from the exons ATGGACAGAGCAGACGTGAGCAAGTTTAACATCTCTCCAGATGAAGACAGCAGTAGCTATAGCTCCAACAGCAATGACTTCAATTATTCATATCCAACCAAAACACCTATGAG ACCTTGTGTAGACAGGGATCCAGAAAATCAAAATTTCCTGCTTGAATCCAATCTTGGAAAGAAGAAGTATGACATTGAATAT CATCCAGGTACTACTTCCTTTGGAATGTCAGCGTTTAATCTGAGCAATGTTATTATGGGTAGTGGCATCCTTGGACTTTCTTATGCCATGGCAAACACTGGAATTATTCTTTTTGT gATTCTCTTGGTGGTGGTGTCAATATTCTCTTTATATTCAGTTCATCTTCTCCTAAAGACTGCCAATGAAGGAG GATCTCTATTATATGAACAGCTAGGAATGAAGGCATTTGGTTTGGCTGGAAAAATTGCAGCTTCTGGGTCAATTACAATGCAGAACATTGGAG CTATGTCAAGCTACCTCTACATAGTGAAATATGAGTTGCCATTGGTCATCAAGTCATTTATGAACATCGAAGAGAACACAGG agaaTGGTATCTTAATGGTGACTGTTTGGTTGTGCTGGTGTCTATAGTGTTCATTCTTCCTTTGTCACTGCTGAAAAATTTAG GATACTTAGGATATACAAGTGGCCTTTCCTTAATGTGTATGGTCTTCTTCCTTATTGTT GTAATTTGCAAGAAGTTCCAAATCCCTTGTCCTTTGGGATTGGAGTATGACGTGATGAACACAACTCTGAATGGCACATTGGCACACCTGGCAACTGCTGCACCTTTGCATGGAACAGCACAAAACATGACTAGTGATGACATGTGCAGGCCAAAATATTTCGTCTTCAACTCACAG ACTGTCTATGCCGTACCAATCCTAACATTCTCTTTTGTCTGCCATCCTGCTATTCTTCCTATTTATGAAGAACTGAAAGG CCGAACCCGTAGAAGAATGATGAATGTGTCCAATGTTTCATTTTTTGCCATGTTTATAATGTACCTATTGGCTGCTCTCTTTGGATACCTGACATTTTATG GAAATGTTGAAGCAGAATTGCTTCATACTTACTCTGCAGTCCTGGGTGCTGATGTTATTATTCTTATTGTGCGTCTGGCTGTACTTATGGCTGTAACCCTTACTGTACCTGTAGTTATCTTCCCA ATCCGCACTTCAATTACACAGCTGTTTTGCGCAGAGAAGGAGTTCAGTTGGTTACGTCACAGTTTAATTACAGTTTTTGTTTTGGCATTTACCAATGTTCTCGTAATCTTTGTCCCTTCTATTCGAGATATATTTGGATTCATTG gtgcctctgctgctgccatgctGATCTTTATACTTCCTTCTGCTTTCTATATCAAACTAGTGAAGAAAGAACCTCTGAAATCGGTGCAGAAGATTGGG GCTATACTCTTCCTGGTGAGTGGCCTGTTCGTGATGATTGGAAGTATGATCTTGATTATTATGGATTGGATCCATAATTATGCATCTGGCGGACATTAA
- the SLC38A2 gene encoding sodium-coupled neutral amino acid transporter 2 isoform X2, translating to MTLNMILLVVVSIFSLYSVHLLLKTANEGGSLLYEQLGMKAFGLAGKIAASGSITMQNIGAMSSYLYIVKYELPLVIKSFMNIEENTGEWYLNGDCLVVLVSIVFILPLSLLKNLGYLGYTSGLSLMCMVFFLIVVICKKFQIPCPLGLEYDVMNTTLNGTLAHLATAAPLHGTAQNMTSDDMCRPKYFVFNSQTVYAVPILTFSFVCHPAILPIYEELKGRTRRRMMNVSNVSFFAMFIMYLLAALFGYLTFYGNVEAELLHTYSAVLGADVIILIVRLAVLMAVTLTVPVVIFPIRTSITQLFCAEKEFSWLRHSLITVFVLAFTNVLVIFVPSIRDIFGFIGASAAAMLIFILPSAFYIKLVKKEPLKSVQKIGAILFLVSGLFVMIGSMILIIMDWIHNYASGGH from the exons ATGACATTGAATAT gATTCTCTTGGTGGTGGTGTCAATATTCTCTTTATATTCAGTTCATCTTCTCCTAAAGACTGCCAATGAAGGAG GATCTCTATTATATGAACAGCTAGGAATGAAGGCATTTGGTTTGGCTGGAAAAATTGCAGCTTCTGGGTCAATTACAATGCAGAACATTGGAG CTATGTCAAGCTACCTCTACATAGTGAAATATGAGTTGCCATTGGTCATCAAGTCATTTATGAACATCGAAGAGAACACAGG agaaTGGTATCTTAATGGTGACTGTTTGGTTGTGCTGGTGTCTATAGTGTTCATTCTTCCTTTGTCACTGCTGAAAAATTTAG GATACTTAGGATATACAAGTGGCCTTTCCTTAATGTGTATGGTCTTCTTCCTTATTGTT GTAATTTGCAAGAAGTTCCAAATCCCTTGTCCTTTGGGATTGGAGTATGACGTGATGAACACAACTCTGAATGGCACATTGGCACACCTGGCAACTGCTGCACCTTTGCATGGAACAGCACAAAACATGACTAGTGATGACATGTGCAGGCCAAAATATTTCGTCTTCAACTCACAG ACTGTCTATGCCGTACCAATCCTAACATTCTCTTTTGTCTGCCATCCTGCTATTCTTCCTATTTATGAAGAACTGAAAGG CCGAACCCGTAGAAGAATGATGAATGTGTCCAATGTTTCATTTTTTGCCATGTTTATAATGTACCTATTGGCTGCTCTCTTTGGATACCTGACATTTTATG GAAATGTTGAAGCAGAATTGCTTCATACTTACTCTGCAGTCCTGGGTGCTGATGTTATTATTCTTATTGTGCGTCTGGCTGTACTTATGGCTGTAACCCTTACTGTACCTGTAGTTATCTTCCCA ATCCGCACTTCAATTACACAGCTGTTTTGCGCAGAGAAGGAGTTCAGTTGGTTACGTCACAGTTTAATTACAGTTTTTGTTTTGGCATTTACCAATGTTCTCGTAATCTTTGTCCCTTCTATTCGAGATATATTTGGATTCATTG gtgcctctgctgctgccatgctGATCTTTATACTTCCTTCTGCTTTCTATATCAAACTAGTGAAGAAAGAACCTCTGAAATCGGTGCAGAAGATTGGG GCTATACTCTTCCTGGTGAGTGGCCTGTTCGTGATGATTGGAAGTATGATCTTGATTATTATGGATTGGATCCATAATTATGCATCTGGCGGACATTAA